DNA sequence from the Leptospira limi genome:
CCAAATAAGGCAGCCATTTCAGGAGATAAGCTATATCTCCGAAATACTTCTTTAAAACCGATCACTTCAAATGCGAAGAAAACCCCGGTTAAAAATACAAAAAAATATCCCTTTTTTTCATTACCAGTCAATGGTTTCTTTTCCTATTGATTTTAAGTATTCATTCGTTTTCGAAAAATGACGGTTCCCCAAAAATCCACGGTAAGCAGAGAGCGGAGAAGGGTGTGCTGATTTTAGCACCAAGTGTTTGTTTGGTGGGATCAGGATTTCCTTTTTTTGTGCAAAAGATCCCCATAATAGAAAAACTAAATTTGATTTTTGATTTGCTAAGATACGGATCACTGCATCTGTAAATTCTTCCCAACCTTTGTTTTGGTGGGAACCTGCTTTGTCTTTTTCAACCGTGAGTGTTGCATTGAGTAAAAACACTCCTTGTTTGGCAAGGTAAGTTAAATCACCGGACTTTGGGATTGGTTTTTTGACATCATCTTGGATTTCTTTGAAGATATTTTGGAGAGAAGGAGGAAACGGAACACCATCCAAGACAGAAAAACAAAGTCCATGTGCTTGTCCTGGTCCATGGTAAGGGTCTTGGCCGATGATTACCACTTTTACCTGATCAAAAGGGCATAAATCAAATGCATTGAATATATATTTTGCAGGAGGGTAGACGATTTTGGTTTTGTATTCATCTCTTACCCATTCACGTAAATTCGTAAAATAAGGTTTGTCAAATTCTGCCTGTAAAACCTTTTTCCAACTAGATTCTATTTGAACGTCTTTCAGATTTTCCCTCCGAATGAAAGAATAACACGCGTAAATCGATGCCTCCGTGGGTTACATGGATGGTTTTTTTTGCAAATGTCCTTAAGTCTTTCATGCATTCACTCCACTTCTCTTCCGTTGGACATAGGATATAACCAATGAGAGGAATTTCATTTTGTAAGACTTGGGAAAGTTCTCCAAGTCGTTTTCCAATTTTTGAATATAACTTTTCATCAGGACCCATTCTTTCATTTTTTCGATACCCATAGGGTGGGTTCAAAGGTAAAAAATAATGAGTAGAGGATTCTTTTCCTTCTGGAAAAACGGGAAATGTTTTTAAGAAGTCGGAAATAGTATAGTCAATGGTTTCAACATGGATCCATTTTCTCCAATGGTCCTTTTCCTTTTGCCAATAAGGTGCAAGGGCTGGATCTGTATCTTGGATGACCATCGGCGTGAGATTTAAATTCGTATTTAAGGAATCTCGTTTTTTAAGGAAATGTTCCCATGATTTTGTAGGGAATAAATTCAGTTTTTTCCATACCAAATCTCTAGGGAGATTTAAATAAGGAATTTTTTCTTCGGCTAATCGCCATTCGGTGGCAAATGTCATTGTTCCTGCAAACGGAATGTAAACAAGTTGAACACTTTCTTTTGGGATGGAAAAAATTTGGAAACATTGCTCCGTCAGAATGTGAGCTAAATCTTCTGGAATTGGAGCACTTGTTGGAAAATTTGCTTTGATTCCTCTTTTGTAACCTGGTTCCCCTAACACGGATAGAGTGACAGTGACTTCTTCCTCAAAAAAACTGATGTGTAAGTTTTCTTTGATCTCATAAAACTTAGTTTCATTGTCAGTAAACAGAGGTTTTGCGATGTTAACGGCTTCAGTTAGGATGCGGTCCCATTCGTCTTCTCGTTTGTCTGACGACATATCCCAATCATTGGTCCTTGCGATCACAAGACGAAGGTCTCGAATGAAATACCCATTGAATAAAAGATACGTGATTTGGTGGGGATTTACATTTTCAATTTTGATTTTTTCTGAAAATACACGGACATTTGCTTCCGGTTGGTTGGGGAGAGGGACATGGTCTAAAATTTCTTTTACCTTTTCTCCCACCCAAGTGGAAGTCCCAGGAGGGAAGTACAATTCCCACGTTAAAGGAGTTCCCAACTGAGGTTTTCTGATTTTAAATTTCCAATTCATCTTTTCCTTGCTATCCGTATTTCCCCGGAAAGATTGACCTTACATGTCTAGGATCTTCACTCCAGAGCTGTTTTTGGTGATTGCCGCCATTCTTTGGGGTGGAACGTTTGTGGTCATCAAACTTGCGCTTGATTCGGTTCCTCCTTTTTTATTTTTAGCAGTCCGATTTTCCGTCGCCGGTTTCATCACATTATTACTCTATCGTAAAACTTTATTTTCCAAAGCAAATCGCCGATTGGATTACATTCTCCCCGCTTTTTTTGTCGCTTGTTCGGCCTTACTCGGGTATGCATTTCAAACCATTGGACTTGTTTACACTTCCGCTACCCAATCAGGATTTATGACAGGTGCATACGTGATATTTGTGCCATTACTACAAATTGCCATCGAACGAAAACTACCATCTCTACGAACATGGATTGCGGTTGTTATCGTAGTGATTGGATTGTTTTGTATTTCACAAAATGGAAAATCCTTTGATGAGTTCCAAAGTAATTTGGGGTTTGGGTTTGGTGATGGGCTCACTTTGATTGGAGCGTTTTTTTTTGCTGTCTATATCATTCTCATCGACATTTATACGAAAAAAATTCCATCTCAGATTTTAGTATCGTTTGAAATTTTACTGATAGCGATTGTCTCTAGTTTTCTTTTCCCTGTTGAATCCATATTTTTAAAACAAACCATCAATGTTCAATTTGATTTAAAATTCTGGATTGGTATCATTTATACATCTGTGTTTGCGACAATCTTTACTACGCAAATTCAAACAAGATACCAAAAGGCAGTTTCTCCAGCTAGGGCAGGCTTACTTTATAGTTTGGAACCTGTATTTTCTTTTTTATTAGCTTATCTTGTGTTAGGTGAAAGGCTCGGCACAATTGGTGCCATTGGTTCTTTTCTCACATTATTTGGGATTTTGTTCTCAGAAATGGGTAAGTGGAACAAACGAGAAGAGTGAATTTTGGACAAAGCCAAAATCCGTTCCTCTCTCGTATCCTAAGATAGAATTTTAAATGATTTGGTGTTCCTTTAGAGCATGGTACAAGATGCCAATGGTCACTTTTAAAATGGATAAAACAGGTATGGCTAATAACATACCAAAGATACCAAAAAAGTTTCCACCAACTGCAATTCCAATGAGGATCGCAAGTGGATGTAACGAAACAGCATTTGCAATCACTACAGGTTGGACTATCGCATTGTCGACCAATTGAGCGACTATGACAACGGATGCAATGGAACCTATGGAAGGTGACATTTCTGGGAATAAAATGGCAAATAAGATAGGAGGGATTGCACCAACTAACGGACCTAAGTAAGGAATTGAATTGGCAACTCCTAAAAATACTCCAAACAGAACAAAGAATTTCACACCCACAATATAAAATCCAATCGATGCAACGACTGCCATGATTCCACATTGGATCACCAAACTCTTCAAGTAACTAGTGATCTGTTGGTTCATACGATAAAAAACCATCAGAAACATTTCAAAAAATCGATTGGGAATAAAACTAATCATTGTTTTGTAGATTAGGTTTGCATCGAGTAACAAAAAGAAACTGATGATAGGAATAATGATCATCCAGCTGATAAATGTTGGAATCATCACAACAATTCCTCTTAAAAATTCTTCTAAGTTATTGGTGGCAAGTTTTGCAATCTCTTCTGGATTGATGATTTTTTTCCATAGTTCCGGATTTTTAGAAACAACAGGAAGTTTTGTAAAATCGAGCAACTGGAAGTTTGGATCATCCATTTTGGTTGACCATTCCGAAACGATTGGTTGTGCTTTTTCAAACAAGTTAGGCAAATAAAATGCTAAAAACCAATACGCGCAAGCAATCAAAATAGAAAAGATAATGATGATAGTGAATGCCCTATGGATCCCTCTCGATTCAAAGTAATCAACTACTCCGTGGAAAATATAAAAATGAATTCCTGATATAAGAAGTGGGATTGCTAAAAATTTTACACCTACAATACCAATTAAAACAGTTAATGCAATAAGCCCAAAAAAGGCAGATCGTAAAACTAGTGATGATATACTATTTTCTTTAAAGATCATTTGGGTTTATTCTTTTTGCTTTTAAAGTAAGCTGCTTCTAAGGTATCATTCGTTTTGCGAAGTCTATCTGCAATGATTGATGCAAAACTGAGAAGTAAATCGTTTCCAACTCTCGGTTTTGTTTCTAATAACGTTTTTAACTCTGGTTGGAAAAAACCAAGTAAAATGGAATCAACAAGTGCAACAGCAGTAGCCGATCGTGGAAAATCTTGGAAAAGAGCAAGTTCACCAAAAAAAGCACCTTTTTCGAGTTCGGCGAGCTTTAAAGTCACTCCTTCTCGTTCAGAAAAAATTTCAACTTTTCCTTGTAAGATCAGGTAAACTCCCGTTCCAGCTTGTCCCTGAAAAAAGATGGTTTCACCTGCATAATACTTTCGTTTATGGATGAGCCTTGCTACTTCACGAAGTGTCCTTCGTGACATACCTTCAAAGATTGCAGTTTCACGTAAAAAATGTGAAATCTCTGTGATGGGGTTATCATCGCGTTTGAGAATGGATTTCCAAAGGGGAAGTTGCATATTGCCTCTTCTATATAAATCGGATAGACGAGGCCCGGAATTGATAAAACTTGCTCTTATGGGACAAGCTTTTTATGTAACGGGGACCGGAACGGACGTAGGCAAAACTTTTTTTTCCTCTCTCTTTATGGCAAAATATGCGAAAAAGCATGGTTTTCGGTATTGGAAACCCATCCAAACTGGGACCATCAGTGCAGACGATACAAGCTTCATCCAAAACACAACCCATTTGCCCGATACACATTTTCTAAAACCCAGTTTTGAGTTTAAGATACCAGCAAGTCCACATTACGCGGCACGATTGGAAGGCCAATCCATCGACCCAAAAACTCTTTTGTCTTTGATATCCAAAGAAAGAAATAACAATACACTCATCGAAGGTGCAGGGGGAGTGTTTGTCCCCATAACTGAAAATTATTTAACCATACGTGCGATTCAAGAATCCAATTTAGGAGTGGTTGTGGTTGGTTCCACCGAACTTGGCACCATCAATCATACACTCTTAACATTGGAAGCATTAACATCTCGTTTTATCCCTGTGTATGGTTTTTATCTAGTGGGTCCAAAAAATGAATTACAAGAAGACAATGCGACCATGATACAAAAATTAGGTGGTGTTTCTCTTTTAGGTATCACAAACTTTCCTGATCAAAAATTATCTCCTGATGAATTTAACACCTTTGCCTCTATCCATTTTGATTTAGACCGAAATGTGATTGATGTTGTATTAAACGCTGAAGATGAAATATAATCCAGTTACAACCAATACTTGGGTTCCACTGACAATCCAAGAGGAATCAGAACCCCTATTGAACATTGTTTCCGCTGAGAACGAATTTGTAACGGATGAAGATGGAAATGTTTGGATTGATGCCATCTCCAGTTGGTGGACGATGATTTATGGTCATAGACACCCCCAACTTATCTCTGCTTTACAAAAACAATTACAATCATTGGATCATGTGATGCTTGCTGGCAACATACATGAAAGTGCAGAAAAATTATCGAAAGCATTATTAGAACTTACAAACTTTGATTTCAAAAAAGTGTTTTATTCGGATAACGGATCGAATGCGATCGAAATTGCATTAAAACTTTCGATACAATATTACCAAAACCATCCCGATTTTAAACCTCGTTCAGAGTTTATCGTTTTTTCCAACTCCTATCATGGGGATAGTATTGGGGCAATGAATGTATCTGGGAAAAATTACTTCAATCGCATTTTTTCAGAATTACGATTTCCAACAAAGGAGTTCCCAGCTCCCAATTGTATGAACTGTCCATGGGGGAAACAACCTACGAATTGTGAAACAGAGTGTTTGACAGATTTAGAACTTTCGATCAAACAAAACGATTATGCAGGAATCGTGATTGAACCTTTGGTATTTGGTGCCAACGGGATGTTGTTTTATGATAAAAAAGTTTTAACCAAATTACGAGAACTGGCAACAAGTACAAACACTTTGCTAATTTTTGACGAAGTGTTTACGGGTATGGGAAAATTAGGAGAACCGTTTGCTTACCAAAAGGCGGAAGTGGTTCCCGATTTACTGATTTTAGCAAAAGGACTCACTGGTGGAATGTTGCCACTGGCAGCAACCCTTGTATCTGATTTTATTTATAAACAGTTTCTTTCGAAAGATCCATACAAAGCATTTTTCCATGCACATACAATGACAGGGAATGCACTCGCATGTAGCGTTGGTTATACGTCTGTATCTATGTTACAAGAATTTGGACTAACTCGAGTAAGGGAATTGGAAAAGAAACTAAATCAATATGCAATCTCCTTCCAAAAAAAAATGGGAACGTCAGTTGAAAATGTCAGAGTCAAGGGTGGAATTTTTGCCTTTGAATGGAAGGAACCAGTTGCCCATGATGAATACTTAAATCCCATAGGGAAACAAATCAAAAACGCCCTTCGGAAATTTCATATTTTACTCAGACCCTTGGGGCGAACCATTTACATCACTCCTCCCTATACCATTTCAGATCCTTCCCTAGAAAAAATATTTTTGGCGCTTGAAACGACACTTCTCGGATTTTTAGAACCAGAAAAAGACTAAATCCTTACGTCCATTTTCTTCGTTTACAGAGTCACCCTCAGAAAAGATTTTGTTTTCATGATCGCAACTATCCAAGAAAAAACGACCTCTTCCTCTCCCTCCATCATATCCGAGGAAGAAGCCCTCCAAATTTTGAAAGGAGAGGTTCCCTTTTTGCCCATCGTAGCAAAAGCTTCGGAAGAACGATTCCGTCATTTCAGCAATAAAGTTCGCATTCATATTTTAGATAACATCAAAAACGGATATTGCCCTGAAGATTGTGGTTACTGTGCACAAAGGAAGGGTGGAGAATCAGGGATCCAAGAGTATTCCTTAAAATCCCCTGAAGAAATTTGGGAAGATGCCAAAAAGGCAAAAGAAAACGGTGCCTATCGTTTTTGTATGGTGACTTCTGGTAGAGGACCTACAGACAAGGCTGTCGACAAACTAGCCGAAACCATTTCCAAAATCAATGGTGAGTTGGGAATGAAGGTATGTCTTTCTGCGGGAATCCTTGATGCCAAAAAAGCAAAAACATTAAAGGACGCTGGTCTTGATCGTTACAATCATAACCTCAATACTTCTGAATCCAAATACAATGAAATTTGTTCCACTCATACCTTCCAAGACCGACTAACGACACTTAAAGCGGCAAAAGAAGCAGAGATTGGACTTTGTTCTGGGATCATTGTGGGTATGGGTGAAGCATTGGAAGACATCGTACAAGTTGCGTTTGAACTCAAACGACTTGGTGTGATCTCCATTCCCGTGAACTTTTTTATCCCCATCAAAGGTCATGCCATCCAAAAGTCACCACTCACTCCTGAGTTTTGTATCAGAGTGTTGTCGGTGTTCCGTTTGGTGAACCCAGACTCTGAAATCCGAGTTGGTGCGGGTCGTGAAGGGCATTTGGGTTCCTTACAGTCGATTGCATTGTATGTTGCCAATTCTCTTTTTGCAGAAGGGTATTTGAATGTAAAAGGAAGTGAGATGGAACAAACAATGAATCTCATTCATGATTGTAATATGGTTCCAGAATTCACGGAAGGAATCCCAGAAGGTTGGGAAGACTACGAATCAAAGTTTTTATACGACGAGAAAAACTTTCCAGAACTCTATAAACATAAAAAGTAGTTTGCCTTTTTCACTTTTGGCGGTATCATGCTCCTACTTTACCGCCTCTAGTGATACACATGCAAAAACCTTCTTTACCATTTGGAAAACAAATTAGTTATGCGGTAGGCCAACTTGGTTGGTCTACACTCATCAACATCATTGGCTTACACCAAGTTTATTTTTACCTACCTCCAGCTCCGAAACCTGGACAGGAGTGTTTCCCGGATCTAATTGAAAAAATGGCGTTTTGGGGCCTTTCCACCATCGGTGTGGTAGCCGCCATTGGCCGTTTGTGGGATGCATTCACTGACCCACTCATTGCAAACTCTTCCGATCGTTTTTCTTCACGATTTGGAAGGAGAATTCCCTTTTTGTTTCTGGGGGGAGTCCCATCTGCCGTCTTTTGTTGGTTAATCTTTGTGCCACCACATAACTTTGTTTCTTCGACAAACTTAGTTTGGATGACGAGTTTTATGTTGCTCTTCTATCTATTTTTAACAGTGTATGTCACACCATTTTTTGCACTCATCCCTGAGCTTGGACATACTCCGGAAGAACGACTCAATTTATCCACTTACATCTCAGTAACCTATGCATTAGGGATCATTGTTGCTTCCACGGAGCCTATGATTGCTAGTGTTTTACAATCGAGTTATGTTTTTGATTCAGATCCTTCTGTTCAAACTCTTGTCGCAAGGCAATATGCATTGGGTATCCTTTGTATCTTTGCTGCGATTTGTATGTACTTCCCCGTATTTACCATCCACGAAAAAACATACTGTGAATCAGAAGCATCGAGTGTTCCTTTTAAAGAAGCACTTGTCCTCACTTTCAAAAACAAAAACTTTTTGTATTTTGCACTTTCTGATTTGTGTTACTTCCTCGCACTCACCATTCTCACAACCGGTATTTCCTACTACGTAACAGTCCTATTAGAATTGGAAAGGGACTTTGTCACACAACTCCTGACAGTGATGTTACTTGTATCATTTGCCTTTTACCCTGTTGTTAATTTAGTCGCACGAAAAATTGGGAAAAAGAGAACCGTTCTCATCGGATTTTACACATTTCTCGCTCTGTTTTTATCCATCTATTTTATTGGGAAAAATAGTTTGCCATTGTCCCCATATATCCAAGGTTATATGATTGTTGCTGTTGCTGCGATACCAATTGCAATCCTTGGAATATTACCAAATGCAATATTAGCAGATATTGCTGAACTTGATTCATTAAAAACAGGTTCCAAACGAGAAGGCCTCTTTTATGCAGGAAGGACCTTTATGCAAAAACTAGGTCAAACACTTGCCGTATTAATCTTCAGTTCTGTGATTTTACTTGGGCTTGACCGTGATTCGAAAAAACAAGTTTCTCCTAGCGTAACAGGAATCATTGCTCCATCTGTGTCTGAATCTAAGTCAGAACCGAAAAAAAATAGTGAGTCTGAGGCAAAAATAAGTAAGGAATCAACCATTTGTAAAGTCGAAGAAGTAGAAGCTGGTGGGGAACTGGGAGTTCGATTGACAGGACCTCTCGCTTCTGCATTCTGTTTACTTGCAATTTTTCTCTTTGGAAAATACAAAGAGGATGAAACTTTAGAAGAGATTGCAAAGATACGTGGAAATTAAATCCTGGTTTTTGGAGCTATTCAGATGAGATATCGCATTGAGACAACCAAGTTAAAGAACGGGTATATCGAAGCCAAACTCATCGAAACAACCACAAATAACCCGATTGAATTTCGGATTTGTGACACGGAAGAATATGCGCAGGCCCAAATCAAAGATTGGCAAAAGCGCTTCCGAATGAATGAACCGCAAGAACAGGATTAAATTCTTCCTTCGATGGGGTGTTTTGATCACCCTAGTTTTGGGTCTTACAAATTGTAAAACCACCTCAAAACGAGATTACTTTGACTCTAACTTCCAGTGTTTTGCAGAGCCGGGTTGGCGCGATGATGTAAATTTTAAAAAATACATCGAAAAGGCCTGGCTCCCAACACGTTTGTTATACGCAGAAGACAATACTAAAATCAAACAATCTGAAATTGTTTTTACCGGTGATAGTTTGGTACATTTGTTTGTACCAGACCTAATGGTGAAAGAATTTCCAGGCAAATCCGTCACCAATCGTGGGATAGGTGGTGATATGACAGAAACCTTACTCACTCGTATCGATGAGGATGTGTTACGATTAGAGCCTAAAACTGTTGTGATCGAAATCGGTGGAAACGATTTTATCCAAGGCAAATGTTTGAGCCTTGTGCAAAATAATCTGCTTATGATCATCAAAAAAATCCATTCTCATAACCACCAAACGAGGATTTTTCTCATTGCAGTCCCACCAACTCGTGTGAAGGAATTGAATCAAATTGTTCCTGTTTATAATTTATTTTTAAACCAAGTGGCTCGTACCACACAAAATGTAGAATACATAGAAGTTTGGGACATTATGCGAAAACCAGATGCACCAACTTTAAGTGAAGAATTCATTCGTCCGAATGGTGATAGTTTGCATTTTAATGAAAAAGGATACGAACTTTGGGGTAAAAAACTGAGACCCTATTTACAAAAATAACGAATGAATTCAATCCTTCTTATTTCGCATAGTCCCATTCCCAACAATCATATTTTCGATACCTTCCAAGATGTTGAGGTTAATCCTTTTACATCCACTGATACAATCGATCCTAAAACAATTTCTTATTCGGAACGATACGGCCTTCACTCTGTTCGTATCTTACTCGACGAATCATGGAACCGAAACCAAATTCTTACCATTCGGGAAAGGTTCGCAAAATACAAAATAGATTTATTATACCTACCTTCCTTACTGCCGACCAAACAAACTTCTCTCTTTGTATTTGATATGGATTCCACAGTCATAAAAGAAGAGGTGATCGATGAACTTGCCCGTAAACATGGTGTATTCGAAACGGTAGCAAGTGTTACAAAAAAAGCGATGGAAGGGGGTATGGGATTTGATGAAGCCCTACGTCTCAGAGTGAAACATTTGGCTGGCCTTTCGATTCAAAGTTTTAAAGAAGTGTATGATCTTTTGCATTTAAATGATGGAATGGAAACGGTATTTCAATTTGTCCCGTCGAACGGATGTAAGCTTGGGATTTTGAGTGGTGGTTTTAGTCCTGTTTTAGAACTATTTTCAAAAAAATACCCTGTTGATTTTTTTCGAGCCAATGGACTTGAAGAGAAGGATGGTTTTTTCACAGGCCAAATCTTTGGTGAGATCATCAATCGTGAGAAAAAAGAAGTGTACTTACGAAAGTATGCGAATGAATTTTCTGTTCCACTCGAACGTGTGGTAGCTGTTGGAGACGGAGCCAATGATGCTTTGATGTTAAATGCAGCAGGGATTGGGATTGGAATTCATGCCAAACAAGGACTAAAAGACCAAATTACCAATTGGATCGATTTTACAAATTTGTCTGCTTTAGTTTTCCTCTTTGAGAATTCTTTTTAATTCATCCAAGATTGACAAAGCTTCTAGAGGTGGAATTTTGTTAGGGTCGAGCCCTGAGATTCGTTTTAGCACTTTCTCTTCGTTAGCCGATAATCCCTTGGTTTCCTTTTCCATTAAATTCCCAAATAAACTTGGTTCTTCATTTTTGATTTTGATTTCGCGTTTTTTGGATTCGAGTCCCGATAAAATTTCTTTCGCACGTTCCGATACGGTTTCTGGGATTCCCGCAAGTTTTGCGACGTAAATTCCAAAGGATTGTTTTGATTTCCCTCGTTTCACTTTTTTTAAGAATAAAATCTCACCATCTTTCTCAAAAGTATCTAAATAAAGATTAAAAATACCTGCACCTTTTTCGAGTTCCGTTAATTCATGGTAATGTGTAGCAAAAATGGTTTTTGGTTTTGGGTAATTTTTACTTAAAAATTCTAAGATGGCCCAAGCGATCGACAAACCATCGTAAGTTGATGTTCCTCGGCCCACTTCATCAAAAAGGATCAAACTATTTTCTGTGAATTGGTTTAGGATTGTGGCTGTTTCTTTCATTTCTACAAAGAATGTAGACTCACCTTTCGTTAGGTTGTCACCTGATCCAATTCTTGTAAAAATACGATCCACGATGGATAAGGATGCTTTTTTAGAAGGAACATAGGAACCCATCTGAAAGAGAATTTGGTTAATGGCAATTTGGCGCATAAAGGTAGATTTACCTGCCATATTCGGACCCGTTAACACTGCGATTGCGTTTTCTTTTGGATTGAGTTCCAATGTATTGGGAACAAATCGTTCCCCTATTGGTAAAAATGTTTCCACAACAGGGTGACGAGAGTCAATGTATTCAATGATTCCATCGGTTCTAATCTCGGGTCTTGTCCACTGGTATTCTTCTTTTGTTTCAGTTAGGGACAAATGGTAATCCAAAGATGCAACTTCATTGGATAAAGTTAAAAATGCTTCATAAAGTGAAATACATGTTGTCACCAAACGATCAAACACTTGTTTTTCGATTCGTTCAATGATTTCATCCGCTTGTAAAATGGCTCGTTCTAGTTCTTCGAGTTTAGGAGAAGTAAACCTTTCCCCTGTGACAAGGGTTTGTTTTTTTAAAAAATGAGAAGGGACATCTTTTGCTTGGGCTTTGGAAACTTCGATAAAGTAACCTAAGATTTTGTTGTAACGAATTTTTAAGCTAGAACAACCAGAATCTTTTTTCTCTTTTTCTTCAAGTTCCAAGATCCAATCTTTCCCTTTTTCTCTGGCTAATATGGCATCATCATACTCTTTATCAAAACCAGATTTTAAAAATGGTGAGTTTCCTAAAAATACAGGCAGTTCGCCATCAAAAAGTGTTTTTTGAAATTCTGATACTAGGACTTCTAACTCTTTTGGAAGTTTGGAAAAGTCATATCCTATTCCATCTAAAATTTCCTTCATGTGACTGACAGCTGTTAAACTTCTTTCAATCCCACGAAAATCACGAGGCAAAGCTTTCCCAACACGGAAACGTGTCATCACACGTTCTAAATCAATGAGATCCCCCAGTGATTCTTTGATCTTGATTCGCTCTTTTTTGTTCTGAGTTAAAATTTCAATTTTGTCCCAATGGTCTTTGATTTTTTTTTCATCCCTGGTAGGAAATAAGATCCTTTGTTTGAGGTAACGTTTTCCTGTAGCAGTGGTACAACGAT
Encoded proteins:
- a CDS encoding AI-2E family transporter — protein: MIFKENSISSLVLRSAFFGLIALTVLIGIVGVKFLAIPLLISGIHFYIFHGVVDYFESRGIHRAFTIIIIFSILIACAYWFLAFYLPNLFEKAQPIVSEWSTKMDDPNFQLLDFTKLPVVSKNPELWKKIINPEEIAKLATNNLEEFLRGIVVMIPTFISWMIIIPIISFFLLLDANLIYKTMISFIPNRFFEMFLMVFYRMNQQITSYLKSLVIQCGIMAVVASIGFYIVGVKFFVLFGVFLGVANSIPYLGPLVGAIPPILFAILFPEMSPSIGSIASVVIVAQLVDNAIVQPVVIANAVSLHPLAILIGIAVGGNFFGIFGMLLAIPVLSILKVTIGILYHALKEHQII
- the bioB gene encoding biotin synthase BioB, translated to MIATIQEKTTSSSPSIISEEEALQILKGEVPFLPIVAKASEERFRHFSNKVRIHILDNIKNGYCPEDCGYCAQRKGGESGIQEYSLKSPEEIWEDAKKAKENGAYRFCMVTSGRGPTDKAVDKLAETISKINGELGMKVCLSAGILDAKKAKTLKDAGLDRYNHNLNTSESKYNEICSTHTFQDRLTTLKAAKEAEIGLCSGIIVGMGEALEDIVQVAFELKRLGVISIPVNFFIPIKGHAIQKSPLTPEFCIRVLSVFRLVNPDSEIRVGAGREGHLGSLQSIALYVANSLFAEGYLNVKGSEMEQTMNLIHDCNMVPEFTEGIPEGWEDYESKFLYDEKNFPELYKHKK
- the ung gene encoding uracil-DNA glycosylase; the encoded protein is MYACYSFIRRENLKDVQIESSWKKVLQAEFDKPYFTNLREWVRDEYKTKIVYPPAKYIFNAFDLCPFDQVKVVIIGQDPYHGPGQAHGLCFSVLDGVPFPPSLQNIFKEIQDDVKKPIPKSGDLTYLAKQGVFLLNATLTVEKDKAGSHQNKGWEEFTDAVIRILANQKSNLVFLLWGSFAQKKEILIPPNKHLVLKSAHPSPLSAYRGFLGNRHFSKTNEYLKSIGKETIDW
- a CDS encoding cyclic nucleotide-binding domain-containing protein; this translates as MQLPLWKSILKRDDNPITEISHFLRETAIFEGMSRRTLREVARLIHKRKYYAGETIFFQGQAGTGVYLILQGKVEIFSEREGVTLKLAELEKGAFFGELALFQDFPRSATAVALVDSILLGFFQPELKTLLETKPRVGNDLLLSFASIIADRLRKTNDTLEAAYFKSKKNKPK
- a CDS encoding DMT family transporter; amino-acid sequence: MSRIFTPELFLVIAAILWGGTFVVIKLALDSVPPFLFLAVRFSVAGFITLLLYRKTLFSKANRRLDYILPAFFVACSALLGYAFQTIGLVYTSATQSGFMTGAYVIFVPLLQIAIERKLPSLRTWIAVVIVVIGLFCISQNGKSFDEFQSNLGFGFGDGLTLIGAFFFAVYIILIDIYTKKIPSQILVSFEILLIAIVSSFLFPVESIFLKQTINVQFDLKFWIGIIYTSVFATIFTTQIQTRYQKAVSPARAGLLYSLEPVFSFLLAYLVLGERLGTIGAIGSFLTLFGILFSEMGKWNKREE
- the bioA gene encoding adenosylmethionine--8-amino-7-oxononanoate transaminase encodes the protein MKYNPVTTNTWVPLTIQEESEPLLNIVSAENEFVTDEDGNVWIDAISSWWTMIYGHRHPQLISALQKQLQSLDHVMLAGNIHESAEKLSKALLELTNFDFKKVFYSDNGSNAIEIALKLSIQYYQNHPDFKPRSEFIVFSNSYHGDSIGAMNVSGKNYFNRIFSELRFPTKEFPAPNCMNCPWGKQPTNCETECLTDLELSIKQNDYAGIVIEPLVFGANGMLFYDKKVLTKLRELATSTNTLLIFDEVFTGMGKLGEPFAYQKAEVVPDLLILAKGLTGGMLPLAATLVSDFIYKQFLSKDPYKAFFHAHTMTGNALACSVGYTSVSMLQEFGLTRVRELEKKLNQYAISFQKKMGTSVENVRVKGGIFAFEWKEPVAHDEYLNPIGKQIKNALRKFHILLRPLGRTIYITPPYTISDPSLEKIFLALETTLLGFLEPEKD
- the bioD gene encoding dethiobiotin synthase, with the protein product MGQAFYVTGTGTDVGKTFFSSLFMAKYAKKHGFRYWKPIQTGTISADDTSFIQNTTHLPDTHFLKPSFEFKIPASPHYAARLEGQSIDPKTLLSLISKERNNNTLIEGAGGVFVPITENYLTIRAIQESNLGVVVVGSTELGTINHTLLTLEALTSRFIPVYGFYLVGPKNELQEDNATMIQKLGGVSLLGITNFPDQKLSPDEFNTFASIHFDLDRNVIDVVLNAEDEI
- a CDS encoding MFS transporter, whose amino-acid sequence is MQKPSLPFGKQISYAVGQLGWSTLINIIGLHQVYFYLPPAPKPGQECFPDLIEKMAFWGLSTIGVVAAIGRLWDAFTDPLIANSSDRFSSRFGRRIPFLFLGGVPSAVFCWLIFVPPHNFVSSTNLVWMTSFMLLFYLFLTVYVTPFFALIPELGHTPEERLNLSTYISVTYALGIIVASTEPMIASVLQSSYVFDSDPSVQTLVARQYALGILCIFAAICMYFPVFTIHEKTYCESEASSVPFKEALVLTFKNKNFLYFALSDLCYFLALTILTTGISYYVTVLLELERDFVTQLLTVMLLVSFAFYPVVNLVARKIGKKRTVLIGFYTFLALFLSIYFIGKNSLPLSPYIQGYMIVAVAAIPIAILGILPNAILADIAELDSLKTGSKREGLFYAGRTFMQKLGQTLAVLIFSSVILLGLDRDSKKQVSPSVTGIIAPSVSESKSEPKKNSESEAKISKESTICKVEEVEAGGELGVRLTGPLASAFCLLAIFLFGKYKEDETLEEIAKIRGN